One part of the Solanum dulcamara chromosome 8, daSolDulc1.2, whole genome shotgun sequence genome encodes these proteins:
- the LOC129900627 gene encoding uncharacterized protein LOC129900627: MDQKLPVIAKKLWKIVRVAYFMLRKGLSSKRKLMFDLNLLMKRGKIAGKAAFQNLMFQGHNNINQGAHQCTSQEYYEFSCSNSPAFHLPFNLNKRINNKHSQSEHDDVSIMNAAVLKALEMLQSETASPALPGFGRTPTVRQLRITDSPFPLTSDGDMLSHVDQKADEFISRFYRDLRREASAFA, from the coding sequence ATGGATCAAAAATTGCCTGTAATAGCAAAGAAGTTGTGGAAGATAGTCCGCGTGGCTTACTTCATGCTGAGAAAAGGATTATCGTCAAAGAGGAAACTAATGTTCGATCTGAATTTATTAATGAAACGTGGCAAAATTGCTGGAAAAGCCGCGTTCCAAAATCTCATGTTCCAGGGACATAATAATATTAATCAGGGAGCCCATCAATGCACTTCTCAAGAGTATTACGAGTTCAGCTGCAGTAACAGCCCTGCTTTCCACCTCCCTTTCAACCTTAACAAGCGTATTAATAATAAGCATAGTCAGTCCGAACACGATGACGTTTCAATTATGAACGCTGCCGTTTTGAAGGCATTGGAGATGCTTCAGAGCGAAACAGCATCACCTGCTTTGCCTGGATTTGGGAGGACTCCTACGGTGAGGCAATTAAGGATCACTGACTCGCCTTTTCCTCTAACATCAGACGGTGACATGCTTAGCCACGTAGACCAGAAAGCTGATGAATTCATTTCGAGATTTTACAGAGATTTGAGAAGAGAAGCCTCCGCTTTTGCTTAA
- the LOC129900628 gene encoding uncharacterized protein LOC129900628, whose product MDQKLPVIAKKFWKIVRVAYFMLRKGLSSKRKLMFDLNLLMKRGKIAGKAAFQNLMFQGHNNINEGGHQCTSNEYYEFSCSNSPAFHLPFLNKRINNKHNQSEHDDVSIMNAAVLKALEMLQGETASPALPGFGRTPTVRQLRITDSPFPLTSDGDIISHVDEKADEFISRFYRDLRREASAFA is encoded by the coding sequence ATGGATCAAAAATTGCCTGTAATAGCAAAGAAGTTCTGGAAGATAGTCCGTGTGGCTTACTTCATGCTGAGAAAAGGATTATCGTCAAAGAGGAAACTAATGTTTGATCTCAACTTATTAATGAAGCGTGGCAAAATTGCTGGCAAAGCCGCCTTTCAAAACCTCATGTTCCAGGgacataataatattaatgaggGGGGCCATCAATGCACTTCCAATGAGTATTACGAGTTCAGTTGCAGTAACAGCCCTGCTTTCCACCTCCCTTTCCTTAACAAGCGCATTAATAATAAGCATAATCAGTCTGAACATGACGACGTTTCAATTATGAACGCTGCCGTTTTGAAGGCATTGGAGATGCTTCAGGGAGAAACAGCATCACCTGCTTTGCCTGGATTTGGGAGGACTCCTACGGTGAGGCAATTAAGGATCACTGACTCGCCTTTTCCTCTAACATCAGACGGTGACATCattagccacgtagatgagaaAGCTGATGAATTCATTTCGAGATTCTACAGAGATTTGAGAAGAGAAGCTTCTGCCTTTGCTTAA